A stretch of Pseudomonas taetrolens DNA encodes these proteins:
- a CDS encoding UxaA family hydrolase produces MQLIAKSGGPAVIRLNLQDNVVIAREALAEGQYLDVDGITVRQPIPSGHKVATERVEQGQPLRRYGQIIGFASQAIEIGEHVHVHNVQMGDFTRDYAFGTDVHASPASEAFFQGIVRADGRVATRNYVGILTSVNCSATVARAVADHFRRDIHPDALAAFPNVDGVVALTHGAGCAVDPAGESLGLLRRTLGGYAVHPNFAAVLIIGLGCETNQIESLLQTQGLTASAQLRTFSIQEVGGTSKTIAAGIEQVKALLTQANQVQRETVSARHLVVGLQCGGSDGYSGITANPALGNAVDRLVAAGGTAILSETPEIYGAEHLLTRRAVNQAVGEKLIARIHWWEAYCQRMNAELNNNPSAGNKAGGLTTILEKSLGAVAKAGSSNLVDVYEYAQAVTAKGLVFMDTPGYDPVSATGQVAGGANLIAFTTGRGSAYGCAPAPSIKLATNNRVFEHQQEDMDVNCGGIADGSISIEQCGAYIFEEMLRIASGERSKSEQHGYGQNEFVPWQIGAVT; encoded by the coding sequence ATGCAACTGATAGCCAAATCTGGCGGCCCTGCCGTCATCCGTCTCAACCTGCAGGACAACGTGGTCATTGCCCGGGAGGCCCTGGCGGAAGGCCAGTACTTGGACGTCGATGGTATCACCGTACGCCAGCCGATCCCATCGGGCCACAAGGTTGCCACCGAACGGGTAGAACAAGGCCAGCCCTTGCGCCGCTACGGGCAGATCATCGGTTTTGCCTCGCAGGCCATTGAGATCGGCGAGCATGTGCATGTGCACAACGTACAGATGGGCGACTTCACCCGTGACTACGCCTTTGGTACCGATGTGCACGCCAGTCCCGCCAGCGAGGCCTTCTTTCAAGGCATCGTGCGTGCCGACGGGCGAGTGGCGACGCGTAACTATGTGGGCATTCTCACCTCGGTGAACTGCTCGGCTACCGTGGCCCGTGCCGTTGCCGATCATTTTCGCCGTGACATCCACCCTGACGCTCTCGCTGCCTTCCCCAATGTGGATGGCGTGGTGGCGCTGACCCATGGTGCCGGTTGCGCGGTCGACCCGGCGGGTGAGTCGCTGGGCCTGTTACGCCGCACTCTAGGCGGCTATGCGGTGCACCCCAATTTTGCTGCGGTGCTGATCATCGGTCTGGGTTGCGAGACCAACCAGATCGAAAGCCTGCTGCAAACTCAAGGCCTCACGGCAAGCGCACAGCTGCGCACCTTCAGCATTCAGGAAGTGGGCGGCACCTCCAAGACCATCGCGGCGGGGATCGAGCAGGTCAAGGCCTTGCTGACCCAGGCCAACCAGGTGCAGCGCGAGACGGTTAGCGCACGGCATCTTGTCGTCGGCCTGCAATGCGGCGGCTCCGACGGCTACTCGGGTATCACCGCCAACCCCGCACTGGGTAATGCGGTGGACCGCCTAGTAGCGGCGGGAGGTACTGCGATCCTGTCCGAGACCCCGGAAATCTACGGCGCCGAGCACCTGTTGACGCGCCGTGCAGTCAACCAGGCAGTGGGCGAAAAGCTCATTGCCCGGATCCACTGGTGGGAAGCCTACTGCCAGCGCATGAATGCCGAACTGAACAACAACCCGTCGGCGGGCAACAAGGCCGGTGGCCTCACCACCATCCTGGAAAAATCGCTGGGCGCCGTGGCCAAGGCCGGCTCCAGCAACCTGGTGGACGTGTACGAATATGCCCAGGCAGTGACTGCAAAGGGCTTGGTGTTCATGGACACCCCCGGCTACGACCCTGTCTCGGCCACCGGTCAGGTTGCCGGTGGCGCCAACCTGATCGCTTTCACTACTGGGCGCGGCTCAGCCTACGGCTGCGCGCCGGCCCCCTCGATCAAGCTGGCCACCAACAACCGCGTGTTCGAGCACCAGCAGGAAGACATGGACGTGAACTGCGGCGGGATTGCCGACGGCAGCATCAGCATCGAGCAATGCGGTGCCTACATCTTTGAAGAGATGCTGCGCATCGCCTCAGGCGAGCGCAGCAAGAGCGAACAACACGGCTATGGGCAGAACGAGTTCGTGCCCTGGCAGATTGGCGCCGTGACCTAA
- a CDS encoding aldehyde dehydrogenase (NADP(+)): MPLSGYNFIAGQRSALGDTLVYSVDAHTGERLPGGFHQATLAEVDQAVSAATAAFPTYRNLPAVRRAEFLEAIADELDGLGDAFVALTCQETALPSARIQGERGRTSGQMRLFAKVLRRGDFYGARIDQAMPARTPLPRPDLRQYRIGVGPVAVFGASNFPLAFSTAGGDTAAALAAGCPVVFKAHSGHMATAEKVAEALHRAAEKTEMPAGVFNMIFGAGVGEALVKHPGIQAVGFTGSLKGGRALCDMAAARPQPIPVFAEMSSINPVLVLPQALANRGTQIAKELAGSVVQGCGQFCTNPGLVLGIRSATFTAFIEQLGGHLAEQAPQTMLNAGTLTSYSKGLQALLAHPGIQHLSGQAQTGNQAQPQLFGADVSLLLEQDELLQEEVFGPCTVVIQVADDAELLRAVSALRGQLTATLLADEQDLPTFAQLLEVLEGKVGRVLVNGYPTGVEVCDAMVHGGPYPATSDARGTSVGTLAIDRFLRPVCYQNVPDALLPDALKNANPLDLPRLIDGIPSTAALQP, encoded by the coding sequence ATGCCACTTTCCGGATACAACTTTATCGCTGGTCAGCGCAGCGCACTGGGCGACACACTGGTCTATAGCGTCGATGCACACACTGGCGAACGCCTGCCGGGTGGTTTCCATCAGGCGACGTTGGCCGAGGTCGACCAGGCAGTGAGCGCTGCAACGGCGGCGTTCCCAACGTATCGCAACTTGCCTGCGGTGCGTCGTGCCGAGTTTCTCGAGGCTATTGCCGACGAACTGGACGGCCTGGGCGATGCGTTCGTCGCTTTAACCTGCCAGGAAACCGCGTTGCCAAGTGCGCGCATCCAGGGTGAGCGCGGTCGTACCAGCGGGCAGATGCGTCTGTTTGCCAAGGTGCTGCGCCGGGGCGACTTTTACGGGGCGCGCATCGATCAGGCAATGCCTGCGCGTACGCCGCTGCCGCGCCCGGACCTGCGCCAGTACCGCATTGGTGTAGGGCCTGTGGCCGTGTTTGGCGCCAGCAACTTCCCGCTAGCCTTTTCCACGGCAGGTGGCGATACCGCAGCGGCCCTGGCAGCGGGTTGTCCGGTGGTGTTCAAGGCCCACAGCGGGCACATGGCTACGGCAGAAAAAGTAGCTGAAGCCCTGCACCGCGCTGCTGAAAAAACCGAGATGCCGGCTGGTGTGTTCAACATGATCTTTGGTGCCGGTGTCGGCGAGGCACTGGTCAAACACCCTGGCATTCAAGCCGTAGGCTTCACCGGCTCGCTCAAGGGCGGGCGTGCACTGTGCGATATGGCCGCCGCACGGCCGCAACCGATTCCGGTGTTCGCCGAAATGTCGAGCATCAATCCGGTGCTGGTACTGCCCCAGGCGCTGGCGAACCGTGGCACGCAAATCGCCAAAGAGCTGGCAGGGTCGGTGGTGCAGGGCTGTGGCCAGTTCTGCACCAACCCGGGCCTGGTGCTGGGTATCCGCTCAGCAACCTTCACTGCATTCATCGAGCAACTGGGCGGGCACCTGGCTGAGCAGGCACCGCAGACCATGCTCAATGCCGGTACCCTGACCAGCTATAGCAAGGGTCTGCAAGCGTTGCTCGCGCATCCGGGCATCCAGCACTTGAGCGGCCAGGCTCAGACCGGCAACCAGGCGCAACCGCAACTATTCGGCGCCGACGTGAGTCTGCTGCTGGAACAGGACGAGCTGTTGCAGGAGGAAGTGTTCGGCCCGTGCACCGTTGTCATCCAGGTGGCGGACGACGCCGAACTGCTGCGCGCCGTGAGTGCCCTGCGCGGCCAGCTGACGGCGACATTGCTGGCCGATGAGCAGGATCTGCCGACTTTTGCCCAACTGTTAGAAGTGTTGGAAGGGAAGGTCGGCCGGGTGCTGGTCAACGGTTACCCTACCGGCGTGGAGGTGTGCGATGCGATGGTGCATGGCGGCCCGTACCCGGCAACCTCCGATGCACGCGGCACGTCGGTTGGCACCCTGGCCATCGACCGTTTTCTGCGCCCGGTGTGCTACCAGAACGTACCCGACGCGCTGCTGCCTGACGCGCTGAAGAACGCCAACCCACTGGATCTCCCGCGTTTGATCGACGGTATCCCCAGCACTGCAGCACTGCAGCCCTGA
- a CDS encoding fumarylacetoacetate hydrolase family protein produces the protein MTERSNSNSPLQLNYDASIFDTGSWVGRVWLPDLGPAVVFVRAGAVHDISSHVATVSALLEVADPVAYLQGLPLAEPLIGLPRLLNNSDPVQRDPRQPWLLAPIDLQAVKAAGVTFATSLLERVVEEQAKGDPAKADAVRESLAKRIGADLSQIVPGSAQAEALRKVLVEQGLWSQYLEVGIGPDAEVFTKAQPLSAVGYGADIGLHPKSSWNNPEPEVVLAVSSDGRIKGAMLGNDVNLRDFEGRSALLLSKAKDNNASTALGPLLRLFDESFCLQDVRNAEVDLKVEGEDGFILSGRSSMRQISRDPQDLVQQTINENHQYPDGLVLFLGTLFAPNQDRDQPGNGFTHKLGDVVSISNSLLGTLCNRVTTSDQASQWAFGLRSLIDSLGRRGLLEVATAARQP, from the coding sequence ATGACTGAACGATCGAACTCCAATTCACCGCTGCAATTGAACTACGATGCAAGCATATTCGACACTGGCAGCTGGGTAGGGCGGGTCTGGCTACCGGACCTGGGACCTGCGGTGGTATTCGTGAGGGCCGGCGCTGTACACGATATCAGCAGCCATGTGGCGACCGTTTCGGCCCTGCTGGAAGTGGCCGACCCGGTGGCCTACCTGCAGGGCTTGCCGCTGGCCGAGCCGTTGATCGGGCTGCCGAGGTTGTTGAACAATAGCGATCCGGTTCAGCGCGACCCCCGCCAGCCGTGGCTGCTGGCTCCCATCGACCTTCAAGCAGTGAAGGCTGCCGGTGTGACTTTCGCCACCAGTTTGCTGGAACGTGTGGTGGAAGAGCAGGCCAAGGGTGATCCTGCCAAAGCCGATGCTGTCCGTGAGTCACTGGCCAAGCGTATTGGCGCGGACCTATCGCAGATCGTACCAGGCTCAGCCCAGGCTGAAGCGCTGCGTAAGGTTCTGGTTGAACAGGGATTGTGGTCCCAATACCTGGAAGTCGGTATTGGCCCCGATGCCGAGGTGTTCACTAAAGCCCAGCCGCTGTCGGCAGTGGGCTACGGTGCGGACATCGGTCTACACCCCAAGTCGAGCTGGAACAATCCTGAGCCGGAAGTGGTGCTGGCGGTGTCGAGCGATGGCCGAATCAAGGGCGCCATGCTCGGTAACGACGTCAACCTGCGCGACTTCGAAGGTCGCAGCGCCTTGCTGTTGTCGAAGGCCAAGGACAATAACGCGTCTACTGCGTTAGGCCCGTTGCTTCGCTTGTTCGACGAAAGCTTCTGCCTGCAGGATGTACGCAACGCGGAGGTAGACCTGAAGGTTGAAGGCGAGGACGGTTTCATTCTCTCCGGCCGCAGTTCCATGCGACAGATCAGCCGTGACCCCCAGGACCTGGTGCAGCAAACGATCAACGAAAATCATCAATACCCAGACGGACTGGTGTTGTTTCTCGGTACCCTGTTCGCTCCCAATCAGGACCGCGACCAGCCCGGCAACGGCTTTACCCATAAGCTGGGCGATGTAGTGAGCATCAGCAACTCGCTGCTGGGTACTCTGTGCAACCGCGTTACCACCAGCGATCAGGCGTCACAGTGGGCGTTTGGTTTGCGTTCGCTGATCGATAGTCTCGGCCGCCGCGGTCTGCTGGAAGTTGCAACAGCTGCGCGCCAGCCCTGA
- a CDS encoding ATP-binding cassette domain-containing protein, with translation MSLIQVSNLSHGYAAGGLFSKRHRVQVLRHLSLELHAGQSLGLLGGSGSGKSTLARLLMGLETADEGSIHFNGHVLQGLNPLFLQQVQMVFQDAISAFNPQRSIGWSIAEPLRHLSQLNAESCKARVEQLLQQVSLVASDIDKLPAQLSGGQLQRAGIARALAVGPQLIILDEALSNLDRVLQVQILDLLADVRRESGTAFLLITHDLSLVQRFCQRVVVLADGSLVEDQAVTAQMRFTHPTARALQDAMLPAMPKARPPRSAQQSAVHSEA, from the coding sequence ATGAGCCTTATTCAAGTCAGTAACCTCAGCCACGGTTATGCCGCGGGTGGGCTGTTCAGTAAACGGCATCGAGTACAGGTACTGCGGCATTTGAGTCTCGAGCTGCATGCCGGTCAAAGCCTCGGCCTGCTGGGAGGCAGCGGCAGCGGTAAAAGCACTCTGGCCCGTCTGCTGATGGGGCTTGAGACCGCCGACGAGGGCAGCATTCATTTCAACGGGCACGTTTTGCAGGGCCTTAACCCCCTGTTTTTGCAACAGGTGCAGATGGTCTTCCAGGACGCCATCAGCGCCTTCAATCCCCAGCGCAGCATTGGCTGGAGCATTGCCGAACCCTTGCGCCACCTCTCGCAGCTGAATGCAGAGTCGTGCAAAGCCCGGGTTGAACAGCTGCTGCAGCAGGTCAGCCTCGTGGCCAGCGACATCGACAAACTGCCAGCACAACTCAGCGGCGGCCAACTGCAACGAGCCGGGATCGCCAGAGCTCTGGCCGTCGGCCCGCAACTGATTATTCTCGATGAGGCTTTATCCAACCTTGATCGCGTGCTGCAGGTTCAGATCCTTGATCTCCTGGCGGACGTGCGACGTGAGTCCGGCACGGCATTCTTATTGATTACCCATGACTTGAGCCTTGTACAACGCTTTTGCCAGCGAGTGGTGGTTTTGGCTGATGGCAGCCTGGTGGAAGACCAGGCAGTAACCGCGCAGATGCGCTTCACACACCCGACGGCGCGAGCGCTTCAAGACGCCATGCTACCGGCCATGCCCAAAGCCCGTCCCCCTCGGTCCGCTCAACAAAGCGCCGTGCACAGCGAAGCTTGA
- a CDS encoding ATP-binding cassette domain-containing protein, translated as MKQTLSIQGLSLKHQHHILVDRLDLTVRAGQVHALVGASGSGKSLSCLGILDLLPPGVHCSAGTLLLDGQPVQPARLRGREVALVLQNPRSAFNPVRSLRQHALETLETRGVRGAQAHALIAATLHEVGLHDAQRILDSFAFQLSGGMLQRLMIALALLADSHFLLADEPTSDLDVVAQARFLDLLERLVKQRHLGVLLITHDMGVVARCADQVSVMAQGRIVEQTDVHTLFNSPRSQEAHTLLAAHHALTREVCTP; from the coding sequence ATGAAGCAAACACTGAGCATCCAGGGCCTGAGTCTAAAACATCAGCACCACATCCTCGTCGACCGGCTAGACCTGACCGTCCGTGCCGGTCAGGTGCATGCACTGGTGGGCGCCAGCGGCTCGGGGAAGTCCCTGAGTTGCCTGGGCATACTCGACCTGTTGCCACCCGGTGTTCACTGCAGTGCAGGTACGTTATTGCTCGACGGGCAACCGGTTCAACCCGCTCGACTGCGGGGCCGCGAAGTGGCACTGGTACTGCAAAACCCGCGCAGCGCATTCAACCCGGTGCGCTCACTGCGCCAGCATGCCCTCGAGACACTTGAGACGCGGGGTGTGCGAGGAGCCCAAGCCCACGCGTTGATTGCCGCCACCTTGCACGAAGTCGGCCTCCACGACGCACAACGAATCCTCGATTCCTTTGCTTTCCAGCTCAGCGGCGGGATGCTGCAACGGTTGATGATTGCGCTTGCCCTGCTCGCCGACAGCCACTTTTTGCTGGCCGACGAACCCACCAGCGACCTGGACGTTGTAGCTCAGGCACGCTTTCTCGATCTGCTGGAGCGGCTGGTAAAACAACGTCATTTGGGTGTGTTGCTGATCACCCATGACATGGGCGTCGTCGCACGCTGCGCCGATCAGGTGAGCGTCATGGCCCAGGGCCGAATCGTTGAACAGACCGATGTGCATACCCTGTTCAACTCGCCGCGCAGCCAAGAGGCACACACGCTTCTGGCTGCGCACCACGCCTTGACCCGAGAGGTCTGCACGCCATGA
- the nikC gene encoding nickel ABC transporter permease subunit NikC, which yields MTVLTAARPAALRGLRIGYVLVGLLLVLALFGPWLAPYDATLVNLNERLLPASAAHWLGTDHLGRDVLSRLIVGTQLSLGSVVLVLGLVLVLGVVIGGIAGIIGGKVDMLLMRLCDMFLTFPTLVLAFFLIALLGTGLTNVIIAIALSHWAWYARMVRGMVLAQRNRDYVLASRLAGASRLTRLRHHVMPSVVGQLLVLASMDIGHMMLHVSGLSFLGLGVSPPTPEWGVMINDAKEFIWTQPQLLLWPGLMIFISVMAFNLLGDALRDRLDPSVLAEIKE from the coding sequence ATGACTGTCTTGACTGCGGCCAGACCGGCCGCATTGCGCGGGCTGCGCATTGGTTATGTGCTGGTCGGCCTGCTGCTGGTGCTGGCTCTGTTCGGCCCTTGGCTCGCCCCTTATGACGCAACGCTGGTCAACCTGAATGAACGCCTGTTGCCCGCCAGTGCCGCCCACTGGCTGGGTACCGACCACCTGGGGCGAGATGTGCTTTCACGCCTGATCGTCGGCACTCAATTGTCACTGGGCAGTGTCGTGCTGGTGCTGGGGCTGGTATTGGTGCTGGGAGTCGTCATTGGCGGCATTGCCGGGATCATCGGCGGTAAGGTCGACATGCTCCTGATGCGCCTGTGCGACATGTTCCTGACCTTCCCCACGCTGGTGCTGGCGTTTTTCCTGATTGCCCTGCTGGGAACCGGCCTGACCAACGTCATCATCGCCATCGCACTGTCGCACTGGGCCTGGTACGCACGAATGGTCCGCGGCATGGTCCTCGCGCAGCGCAACCGTGATTATGTGCTGGCTTCCCGGCTGGCCGGCGCATCCCGCCTGACCCGCCTGCGCCATCACGTCATGCCCAGCGTCGTCGGGCAATTGCTGGTACTGGCATCGATGGATATCGGCCACATGATGCTGCACGTCTCGGGACTGTCCTTCCTCGGCCTTGGCGTGAGTCCGCCCACCCCCGAGTGGGGTGTGATGATCAACGATGCCAAGGAATTCATCTGGACACAGCCACAGCTATTGCTGTGGCCCGGCTTGATGATTTTTATCTCGGTCATGGCTTTCAACCTGCTGGGCGACGCCTTGCGCGACCGGCTGGACCCCAGTGTACTGGCGGAGATCAAGGAATGA
- the nikB gene encoding nickel ABC transporter permease subunit NikB, protein MLRYIALRLILLIPVLLGVSLIVFILLHLGNGDPALDYLRLSQIPPTDAALAEARHALGLDRPLPEQYVTWLWNAMHLDFGTSYVTGRPVLDDLLYYLPATLQLGALALLATLLFSIPLGLAAARWKGRWPDQVVRFITFIGVSMPNFWLAFLLIALFSLWLGWLPPMGRGGASHWVMPVLAIALMSMSINARLLRASLLDVRQHRHVFYARARGLNERRVWRDHILRNAWMPLVTATGMHIGELLGGALVIETIFAWPGIGRFAVSAVLNRDFPVMQCFTLLLTTLLVLCNLVVDICYAWLDPRTRLSGVMA, encoded by the coding sequence ATGCTTCGATATATTGCTTTGCGTCTGATCCTGTTGATCCCGGTCCTGCTTGGGGTGTCGCTGATCGTGTTCATCCTGTTGCACCTGGGCAATGGCGACCCCGCGCTGGACTACCTGCGCCTGTCGCAGATCCCGCCGACTGACGCCGCGCTGGCCGAGGCGCGGCATGCGCTGGGGCTTGATCGGCCCCTGCCCGAGCAGTATGTGACCTGGCTCTGGAACGCCATGCACCTGGACTTTGGCACTTCATACGTGACAGGCCGCCCGGTACTGGACGACCTGCTGTATTACTTGCCCGCCACGCTGCAGTTGGGCGCTCTGGCACTCCTCGCCACCTTGTTGTTCAGCATCCCGCTGGGCCTGGCCGCCGCACGCTGGAAAGGTCGCTGGCCCGACCAAGTGGTGCGTTTCATCACCTTTATCGGGGTGTCGATGCCCAATTTCTGGCTGGCGTTTCTCCTGATCGCCCTGTTCTCCCTGTGGCTGGGCTGGTTGCCGCCCATGGGCCGTGGGGGTGCATCGCATTGGGTGATGCCGGTCCTGGCCATCGCACTGATGTCGATGTCGATCAATGCCCGCCTGCTGCGGGCCAGTCTGCTGGACGTGCGTCAGCACCGGCATGTGTTCTATGCCAGGGCCCGAGGCCTGAATGAACGGAGGGTATGGCGCGACCATATCCTGCGCAACGCCTGGATGCCACTGGTCACCGCGACCGGCATGCACATCGGCGAGTTGCTGGGAGGCGCACTGGTGATCGAAACCATATTCGCCTGGCCCGGTATCGGTCGCTTTGCCGTCAGCGCGGTACTCAACCGCGACTTCCCGGTGATGCAGTGCTTTACCTTGCTGCTCACCACACTGCTGGTGCTGTGCAACCTGGTGGTGGACATCTGCTACGCCTGGCTTGATCCACGTACACGTCTCTCGGGGGTGATGGCATGA
- the nikA gene encoding nickel ABC transporter substrate-binding protein, which translates to MKHSRTKKQLASWMIGACLSAGISTAHCAEAVPPTEDPVLTYSWPTNAGPLDPRGYSPNQMYAQAMVYEPLVRYTAEGSLQPWLATQWDVSPDGKTYTFTLRDGVTFSDGSPFNAAAAKANLDAVLANSKRHQWMELVSTLERIEAPDARTLRLVLKHPYYPTLMELAQVRPLRFGAPDAKPGAPAGTGPWKLVQTRRGEYDRFERNEQYWGPKPAYGSVLVKVISDPDSRAIALQTGELDLIQGADGEISPGTFVRLRDSGFKTAISAPLATRLVAMNTDLAPTRELAVRQAINQAVDKDTLIAKVLHGLEPRADTLFANNLPYTDLGLKALPFDPEHARQTLDAAGWKTPSGNGIRHKDGQPLRIELVFLGTSALQKNLAEILQGELAKVGIDVRLRAEEDGGLVQRQREGRFGMIFADTWGAPYDPHSFVSSMRYAGHADYMAQRGLPMKEAIDRKIADVLAQTDESQRAEGYREILTTLHEQAVYLPISHLTAISVSRPGVDNVQFGSTLFDVPFEVMRPANGKP; encoded by the coding sequence GTGAAGCACTCAAGGACGAAAAAACAGCTCGCCTCATGGATGATTGGAGCCTGCCTCAGTGCCGGCATTTCCACAGCCCATTGCGCCGAGGCGGTGCCGCCGACTGAAGACCCTGTCCTCACCTACTCCTGGCCGACCAATGCCGGACCGCTGGATCCCCGGGGGTATTCACCCAATCAGATGTACGCCCAGGCCATGGTCTATGAACCGTTGGTGCGCTACACCGCCGAGGGTTCGTTGCAACCCTGGCTCGCCACCCAATGGGACGTGTCGCCGGATGGCAAGACTTACACGTTCACCTTGCGCGATGGCGTGACCTTCAGCGATGGCAGCCCTTTCAATGCTGCTGCGGCCAAGGCCAATCTTGACGCTGTACTGGCCAACAGCAAGCGCCACCAATGGATGGAGCTGGTCTCCACGCTGGAGCGTATTGAAGCACCGGACGCACGCACACTGCGGCTGGTGCTGAAACATCCTTATTACCCGACCCTGATGGAGCTGGCACAAGTCCGGCCATTGCGTTTCGGGGCCCCCGATGCCAAACCTGGCGCCCCTGCAGGAACCGGCCCCTGGAAACTGGTGCAAACCCGTCGGGGCGAATACGACCGTTTCGAACGCAACGAGCAGTACTGGGGCCCCAAACCGGCCTACGGTTCAGTGCTGGTGAAGGTCATTTCCGATCCGGACAGCCGTGCCATTGCCTTGCAAACCGGCGAGCTGGACCTGATCCAGGGCGCTGACGGTGAAATATCACCCGGCACTTTTGTTCGCCTGCGTGACTCGGGCTTCAAGACCGCCATCTCGGCGCCCCTGGCCACTCGGCTGGTGGCCATGAACACGGATCTGGCCCCGACCCGCGAGCTGGCTGTGCGTCAGGCAATCAATCAGGCCGTCGACAAGGACACCCTTATCGCCAAAGTCCTGCATGGCCTGGAGCCGCGAGCCGATACGTTGTTTGCCAACAACCTGCCGTATACCGACCTGGGCCTCAAGGCGTTGCCCTTCGACCCCGAGCACGCCCGACAAACTCTTGATGCGGCTGGCTGGAAAACCCCCTCAGGCAATGGCATCCGTCACAAGGACGGCCAGCCACTGCGCATCGAACTGGTGTTTCTGGGTACCAGTGCGCTGCAGAAAAACCTGGCCGAAATCCTCCAGGGTGAACTGGCCAAAGTCGGTATCGACGTGAGGTTGCGGGCCGAGGAAGACGGGGGCCTGGTGCAACGCCAGCGTGAGGGGCGTTTCGGCATGATCTTCGCGGATACCTGGGGGGCACCATATGATCCACACTCGTTTGTCAGCTCCATGCGCTATGCCGGGCATGCCGATTACATGGCCCAGCGCGGGCTGCCGATGAAAGAGGCCATCGACCGCAAGATCGCCGACGTGCTGGCCCAGACTGACGAATCACAGCGCGCCGAAGGTTACCGAGAGATCCTCACCACCCTGCACGAGCAGGCGGTGTACCTGCCGATTTCCCACCTGACAGCCATCAGTGTCAGCCGCCCGGGCGTCGATAACGTTCAGTTCGGCAGCACGCTGTTCGATGTGCCGTTTGAAGTCATGCGACCTGCCAACGGGAAACCCTGA
- the nikR gene encoding nickel-responsive transcriptional regulator NikR, translated as MQRVTISLDEALLAAIDERVGLHGYQGRSEAIRDLLRTGLLEPEQGDPDGSCVATLSYVYDHGTRELSKRLNTAFHEHHDLTLSTLHVHLDQGKCMEVSVLKGTVGEVSELARHVMAERGVRHGNAQIIPLDGAAQGFKNA; from the coding sequence ATGCAGAGGGTCACAATTTCGCTGGACGAGGCGTTGCTGGCGGCGATTGACGAGCGCGTGGGGCTCCATGGCTATCAGGGCCGCTCCGAGGCCATCCGCGATTTATTGCGGACCGGGCTGCTGGAGCCTGAGCAGGGCGATCCCGATGGCAGCTGCGTCGCCACCTTGAGCTATGTCTATGACCACGGCACTCGGGAGTTGTCCAAACGCTTGAATACGGCCTTCCACGAACACCATGACCTGACCCTGTCGACACTGCATGTGCATCTCGATCAGGGCAAGTGCATGGAGGTGTCGGTGCTCAAGGGCACCGTCGGTGAGGTGTCGGAACTGGCGCGTCACGTGATGGCCGAACGCGGGGTCCGGCATGGCAACGCGCAGATCATCCCGCTGGATGGTGCGGCTCAAGGGTTCAAGAACGCCTGA
- a CDS encoding substrate-binding domain-containing protein, which yields MKKTLYALLLSAVIAPWAMADVRIGVSIAQVDDVFLAQMREYMAAHAKQLQGVNLQFEDAQGDVVRQLNQVQNFTSQGVDAIIVNPVDTAATQKITYDALSAKIPLVYVNRRPDQPELPQGIGYVGSDEVKAGEMQMQYLAEKMGGKGNLAIMLGLLSNNATHNRTLGVKTVLKNYPDIKVVEEQTAEWQRSKAMDLMNNWILSGKKIDAVAANADEMAIGAAMAIAQSGMTPGKDILIGGSDGGPAGLEAVKKDQLLVTVYQDNKAQAVGSIDLALKMIKKEPYTAEVTIPYQLITKDNYQAFLNP from the coding sequence ATGAAGAAAACACTGTATGCCTTGCTTCTGAGTGCCGTTATCGCCCCTTGGGCAATGGCGGATGTTCGTATCGGTGTCAGCATTGCCCAGGTCGATGATGTGTTCCTGGCGCAAATGCGCGAATACATGGCAGCCCATGCCAAGCAACTGCAGGGCGTCAACCTGCAGTTCGAGGACGCTCAGGGTGATGTGGTGCGCCAGTTGAATCAGGTGCAGAACTTCACCAGCCAGGGGGTTGACGCGATCATCGTCAACCCGGTGGACACGGCCGCCACGCAAAAAATCACTTACGACGCTCTGAGCGCGAAGATCCCGCTGGTGTATGTCAATCGTCGTCCCGACCAGCCCGAGCTGCCTCAAGGCATCGGCTATGTCGGGTCCGATGAGGTCAAGGCGGGAGAAATGCAGATGCAATACCTGGCCGAAAAAATGGGTGGCAAGGGCAACCTGGCAATCATGCTCGGCCTGCTCTCCAACAACGCCACCCACAATCGCACCCTGGGTGTGAAAACAGTGCTGAAAAACTACCCGGACATCAAGGTGGTCGAAGAGCAAACCGCCGAGTGGCAACGCAGCAAGGCCATGGACCTGATGAATAACTGGATTTTGTCCGGCAAGAAAATCGATGCTGTGGCGGCCAATGCCGATGAAATGGCCATTGGTGCGGCAATGGCTATCGCCCAGTCCGGAATGACCCCGGGCAAGGACATCCTGATTGGCGGCAGCGATGGTGGTCCGGCGGGACTGGAGGCCGTCAAGAAGGACCAGTTGCTGGTCACCGTGTATCAGGACAACAAAGCCCAGGCCGTCGGCTCCATTGATCTGGCATTGAAAATGATCAAGAAAGAGCCCTACACCGCTGAGGTCACCATTCCTTACCAACTGATCACCAAGGACAACTATCAGGCGTTCTTGAACCCTTGA